A part of Methanohalobium evestigatum Z-7303 genomic DNA contains:
- a CDS encoding tRNA (N(6)-L-threonylcarbamoyladenosine(37)-C(2))-methylthiotransferase yields the protein MKVHVATYGCPSSQAASEIMMDAIKRQGHELVDEKSADVVVFNTCTVKYTTEQKILHKIGELGRKGLEVVVSGCMPEVQHDDILDNNQDAHILGVNSITRINEVLDSIENAKNKNNSGRRLEIFSSRPDDILNAPRTRFNQNIHICQISQGCNNRCAYCVVRTARGKLKSFDIDSIVEDVRKAVSEGCREIWITSQDNAQYGIDRQNGVLLPQLLDRVASIEGNFKIRVGMMNPFSVYPILDDLLKVYENNKIYKFLHLPIQSASEKVLGYMNRNYTMSEVDEIITKFRSRFNDLTLVTDIIVGFPGETEDDFYKSIDWVKNYRPDKVNISRYTPRPHTKALEYRNIDSRIVVRRSNELHHVCDTVKLESKKEMVGWHGKVFVSKDAKYKGVMARTESYKPVVIPESNLPPGQWCDVEITDTTSGYFLGKLTD from the coding sequence ATGAAAGTCCATGTCGCTACTTACGGCTGTCCTTCCAGTCAGGCAGCTTCGGAAATAATGATGGATGCCATCAAACGCCAAGGTCATGAACTGGTTGATGAAAAGAGTGCAGATGTTGTTGTTTTCAATACCTGTACAGTAAAATACACAACAGAACAAAAAATTCTTCATAAAATCGGGGAACTGGGAAGAAAAGGCTTAGAAGTTGTAGTTTCCGGATGTATGCCCGAAGTACAGCATGATGATATTCTGGACAATAACCAAGATGCCCATATTCTTGGTGTTAACTCGATTACAAGGATTAATGAGGTACTTGATAGTATTGAAAATGCTAAAAATAAGAATAACTCAGGTCGAAGACTGGAGATTTTTTCATCAAGACCTGATGATATTTTAAATGCACCAAGAACCCGTTTCAATCAAAATATACATATATGTCAGATATCTCAGGGATGCAACAACAGATGTGCCTACTGTGTGGTAAGAACAGCAAGAGGAAAGTTGAAATCTTTTGATATTGATTCGATTGTAGAAGATGTTAGAAAAGCTGTTTCTGAAGGATGCCGAGAAATCTGGATCACATCACAGGATAATGCTCAATATGGAATTGACAGACAAAATGGTGTTCTTTTACCTCAATTGCTGGATAGAGTAGCGTCCATAGAAGGTAATTTTAAAATCAGAGTAGGAATGATGAATCCCTTTTCGGTTTATCCTATACTTGATGACCTGTTAAAGGTGTATGAAAATAACAAAATCTACAAATTTTTACATCTTCCGATACAATCAGCATCTGAAAAAGTACTTGGATATATGAACCGTAATTATACTATGTCAGAAGTCGATGAGATTATAACAAAATTTAGAAGCAGGTTCAATGATTTGACACTGGTGACAGATATCATAGTAGGGTTTCCTGGTGAAACTGAAGATGATTTTTATAAAAGCATTGACTGGGTTAAAAATTACAGACCTGATAAAGTGAATATATCCCGCTATACACCCCGACCTCATACAAAAGCACTTGAATATCGTAATATTGATTCAAGGATAGTAGTCAGACGCTCCAATGAACTGCATCATGTATGTGATACTGTTAAATTAGAATCTAAAAAAGAAATGGTTGGATGGCATGGTAAGGTCTTTGTTTCAAAAGATGCAAAATACAAAGGTGTAATGGCAAGGACAGAGTCCTACAAACCGGTTGTGATTCCTGAGAGTAACCTGCCACCGGGTCAATGGTGTGATGTGGAAATCACTGATACAACTTCTGGATACTTTTTGGGAAAATTAACCGATTAA
- the glpX gene encoding class II fructose-bisphosphatase, which translates to MTNPKTAEEMMNNAGPIETNLLPRLINVTESAAIAAAHEVGLGNKNYADHVSVESMRRMLNSLDMKGLIKIGEGERDEAPMLYIGEEIGTGKGDLEVDIAVDPLEGTNLVADGMPGAISVMAMSERGGLFHGPDVYMEKIVVGSDVVKYEREHPDEKIDLDAPVADNLNIVAKALNRNIDEIVVVILDRERNYKIINDIRQAGARVNLVTDGDLIPGVATAIRGSGVHVVMGSGGSGEAVLTAAAIKILGGKILTRLLLPTVAKGKSGEEIEKEKLEKMPRLNKMGITEDNMDTVLDTDMIVPGRDVIFAATGITSGHFLKQVNLFGTGDARVHSISMGSSGVVRFTDSMYIHDKEDSPLRLY; encoded by the coding sequence ATGACCAATCCTAAAACTGCCGAAGAAATGATGAACAATGCAGGTCCGATTGAAACTAACCTGCTTCCAAGGTTAATTAATGTAACAGAATCCGCAGCAATTGCTGCAGCTCATGAAGTAGGTCTGGGAAACAAAAATTATGCAGACCATGTTTCTGTAGAATCAATGCGAAGGATGCTGAACTCACTGGATATGAAAGGTCTTATAAAAATCGGAGAAGGGGAAAGAGACGAAGCTCCGATGCTATATATCGGTGAAGAAATAGGTACTGGTAAAGGCGACCTTGAAGTGGATATTGCGGTAGACCCGCTCGAAGGGACAAATCTTGTAGCAGATGGAATGCCGGGTGCAATCTCTGTCATGGCTATGTCTGAAAGAGGGGGATTGTTCCATGGTCCCGATGTATATATGGAAAAAATTGTTGTGGGTTCTGATGTAGTTAAATATGAAAGAGAGCATCCAGATGAGAAAATAGACCTCGATGCACCTGTAGCGGATAACCTAAATATTGTTGCAAAAGCACTTAACAGAAATATCGATGAAATAGTAGTAGTTATTTTGGACAGGGAACGCAACTACAAGATAATAAATGATATTCGACAAGCAGGGGCACGTGTGAATCTTGTAACCGATGGTGACCTGATACCCGGTGTAGCAACTGCTATTAGAGGTTCGGGTGTGCATGTTGTTATGGGTTCAGGCGGATCTGGTGAAGCGGTACTTACAGCAGCAGCGATTAAAATACTTGGTGGAAAAATACTTACCAGGTTGTTACTTCCGACTGTAGCCAAGGGCAAATCCGGAGAAGAGATAGAAAAAGAGAAACTGGAAAAAATGCCAAGATTGAATAAGATGGGTATAACTGAAGACAATATGGATACTGTCCTTGATACAGATATGATTGTACCCGGCAGGGATGTAATCTTTGCAGCAACTGGAATAACTTCAGGACACTTTTTAAAACAGGTAAACCTTTTTGGAACCGGTGATGCCAGGGTTCACAGTATATCCATGGGCAGTTCTGGAGTTGTAAGGTTTACAGATTCCATGTATATCCATGATAAAGAAGATTCTCCTCTACGACTATACTGA
- the cgi121 gene encoding KEOPS complex subunit Cgi121, whose product MDVKILSGSVYIDNVQGFIKKLDDIASVNNVTVQALNADKLAGKRHLEFSVKKALRAIENGYNRAKDTGIEIMRYASGKRQIEDAFNIGIHNGTNNIAFVILGNPENISYVSEKLNGLITENPVLAYDESKRDFILSEFEITQPEVDAVGEHKIPELVLERVALVDVLK is encoded by the coding sequence ATGGACGTAAAAATTTTAAGCGGTTCTGTTTACATTGATAATGTGCAGGGTTTTATAAAGAAATTGGATGACATAGCATCAGTGAATAATGTTACAGTTCAGGCACTTAATGCGGATAAATTGGCAGGAAAACGGCACTTAGAATTTTCAGTGAAAAAGGCTTTGAGGGCGATTGAAAACGGATACAATAGAGCAAAGGATACAGGTATAGAAATAATGCGTTATGCTTCTGGAAAACGCCAGATAGAGGATGCTTTTAATATAGGAATTCATAACGGTACAAATAATATAGCTTTTGTTATTCTGGGTAATCCTGAGAACATTAGTTATGTCTCTGAAAAGTTAAATGGGTTAATTACCGAAAATCCAGTTCTTGCTTATGATGAATCCAAAAGAGATTTTATTTTATCAGAATTTGAAATCACCCAGCCTGAAGTAGATGCAGTTGGTGAACATAAAATACCTGAACTTGTTCTTGAACGAGTGGCTCTTGTTGATGTTTTAAAATAA
- the thrC gene encoding threonine synthase produces the protein MYHLECIECGKRYTESDVVYTCGECNGLLDVIYDYSTIELDMNKLKKQCPSVWKYREILPIDETQEPISIEEGGTPLYRCDRLADKIGIKGLYVKHEGLNPTGSFKDRGMTVGVSKAIELGMKTVACASTGNTSASLGIYGARAGIPAVVLLPEGKVALGKVAQALMHGAKVLSVRGNFDEALVLVRQLCDDEKFYLLNSVNPYRLEGQKTIGFEIIDQLGFNVPERVVLPVGNAGNITAIYKGFKEFMNIGITDKVPRMTGIQSEGAAPIVDAYRNGRDDITPEKNPDTIATAIRIGNPVNAKKALKAIYESNGMADTVTDDEIVQAQRDLAQLEGIGVEPASASSVAGLKKLVNDGIIGKDETVVCVTTGHLLKDPQEVVDVCPKPVVVDATMESIRNAVFSDK, from the coding sequence ATGTATCATCTAGAATGTATTGAATGCGGAAAAAGGTACACCGAATCAGATGTAGTATACACCTGCGGTGAATGTAACGGGTTGCTTGATGTCATTTATGATTATTCCACCATTGAGCTGGACATGAACAAACTCAAAAAACAATGTCCATCAGTATGGAAATACCGGGAAATACTTCCTATAGATGAAACACAGGAACCAATATCCATTGAAGAAGGAGGTACCCCTCTTTATAGATGTGACCGTCTTGCTGATAAAATCGGTATAAAAGGTCTTTATGTAAAACATGAGGGACTGAACCCTACAGGTTCATTTAAAGACAGAGGTATGACCGTTGGTGTATCAAAAGCCATTGAACTTGGTATGAAAACTGTTGCATGTGCATCGACAGGTAACACTTCTGCATCACTCGGCATCTATGGTGCAAGAGCTGGAATTCCTGCGGTTGTGCTGTTACCAGAAGGCAAAGTTGCTCTTGGTAAAGTTGCTCAGGCTTTGATGCATGGTGCCAAAGTTTTGAGTGTAAGAGGCAATTTTGATGAGGCTCTGGTACTGGTACGCCAGTTATGTGACGATGAAAAATTCTATCTGTTAAACTCTGTCAACCCCTACAGGCTCGAGGGGCAAAAAACAATCGGCTTTGAAATTATCGACCAGCTGGGTTTTAATGTTCCTGAAAGAGTAGTACTGCCAGTTGGAAACGCTGGAAATATCACAGCTATTTATAAGGGTTTTAAAGAATTCATGAACATAGGTATAACTGATAAAGTCCCCCGGATGACCGGTATCCAGTCCGAAGGTGCCGCTCCGATTGTAGATGCCTATAGAAATGGAAGGGATGATATCACACCAGAAAAGAACCCTGATACGATTGCAACCGCGATACGTATCGGAAACCCTGTAAATGCAAAGAAGGCATTGAAGGCTATATACGAATCCAATGGAATGGCGGATACTGTCACCGATGATGAGATTGTACAGGCTCAAAGAGACCTCGCCCAACTTGAGGGCATAGGCGTTGAACCAGCAAGTGCATCATCTGTAGCAGGACTTAAAAAACTGGTTAATGATGGGATAATTGGAAAAGACGAAACTGTGGTATGTGTTACAACAGGTCATCTACTCAAAGACCCCCAGGAAGTAGTTGATGTATGTCCAAAACCAGTGGTTGTGGATGCTACGATGGAATCGATTAGAAATGCGGTGTTTTCGGATAAATAA
- the leuS gene encoding leucine--tRNA ligase, with protein MLQDYKPHEIETKWQKRWDEEKIFEADPDNREKFLITVPYPYLNGNLHAGHTRTFTIGDAVARHKRMKGYNVLYPMGFHVTGTPLVGLSELIKKQESKTMEVYSKYHGIPRNILENLDTPDKIVDYFTVEAEKSMKSIGYSIDWRRKFTTTEEAYKQFIEWQFNLLYKKGYIVKGSHPVKWCPSDDNPVEDHDILHGEEANIVDYTLIKFKYDDVTIPCATLRPETVFGVTNLWVNPEIEYVKVKVKKDGEDKSEYWIVSKRTYTKLQYTDKNVEYIEDVPASSLIGIKVENPVTGDDVISLPASFVTDEYGSGIVMSVPAHAPYDYLALKDMYDKDLSGYGINKNPRDIQFISLIDVPEYGEFPAVEAVEEYGVVDQNDSRAEDATKAVYRKEFHNGVLKENTGKYANIEVSKIKDILTQDLIEQTIGEIFYEFSEPVVCRCGTPCVVKMVRGQWFLNYSDPEWKKNVYRCIDQMDIIPPEYRNEFKNKVDWIKDKACARKKGLGTRLPFDRQWLIESLADSTIYMAYYIVRKFVQENFTPEQMVPEMFDFVLLGKGNLEDVAEKSGIDKDILEQMRYEFEYWYPVDLRSSGKDLVPNHLLFFLFHHVAIFDEDKWPQAIAVNGFVSLEGEKMSKSKGPLLTLNDAVDNYGADISRVYILSNAEQTQDADWRSSGIEATRKQIERFHNFAREILNSGVSQNKESELHQIDRWILSRLQHYIMDTNDALDAIKTRNALQNSFFFLSNDIKWYQRRGGEKLLYDILDTWVRLMSPFAPHICEEIWESMGNKEPEFVSLAPYPEHDPELIDNTAELGEELISNTLSDIEEIIKVTKINPKKIVIYTSPKWKNESYKMALKMHNEGNLNIGNLMKDLMKDPVIKSYGKEVQKFVQKIAPNITSMDRKKFDKIYNSDLDEESVLKENLRFFEKETGCTVEIDNADNPQYDPDNKSRYAAPLKPAIYIE; from the coding sequence ATGCTTCAGGATTATAAACCACATGAAATAGAAACAAAATGGCAGAAACGCTGGGATGAAGAAAAAATATTTGAAGCCGATCCTGACAACAGAGAAAAGTTTTTAATCACTGTCCCCTATCCCTATTTAAACGGTAACCTTCACGCCGGTCATACAAGAACATTTACCATAGGTGATGCAGTAGCAAGACACAAACGGATGAAAGGTTACAATGTACTGTATCCTATGGGGTTCCACGTCACAGGAACACCTCTTGTTGGACTTTCCGAACTTATTAAAAAGCAAGAATCCAAAACCATGGAAGTATATTCCAAATACCATGGTATCCCCCGCAACATTCTGGAGAATCTGGACACCCCAGACAAAATTGTAGATTATTTTACAGTTGAAGCTGAAAAATCGATGAAATCCATCGGGTATTCCATTGACTGGAGACGTAAATTTACAACTACAGAAGAAGCCTATAAACAATTTATTGAATGGCAGTTCAACCTCCTGTACAAAAAAGGTTACATTGTAAAGGGCTCACATCCTGTTAAATGGTGTCCCAGCGACGATAATCCTGTTGAAGATCACGACATCCTTCATGGTGAAGAAGCAAACATTGTGGATTACACCCTTATTAAATTCAAATACGATGATGTTACAATACCATGTGCCACCCTTAGACCTGAAACTGTTTTTGGAGTTACAAACCTCTGGGTCAATCCAGAAATTGAATATGTAAAGGTGAAAGTCAAAAAGGATGGAGAAGACAAATCTGAATATTGGATTGTGAGCAAAAGGACTTATACAAAACTTCAATACACAGATAAAAATGTTGAATACATAGAAGATGTCCCTGCCAGTTCCCTAATTGGTATTAAGGTAGAAAATCCAGTTACAGGAGATGACGTCATCAGTCTGCCTGCTTCTTTTGTTACCGATGAATACGGTAGCGGAATTGTCATGAGTGTGCCTGCTCACGCACCCTATGATTATCTGGCACTCAAGGATATGTATGATAAAGATTTGAGTGGATATGGCATCAATAAAAATCCAAGAGATATTCAATTTATATCATTAATAGATGTCCCAGAATATGGAGAATTCCCTGCTGTAGAAGCTGTTGAAGAGTATGGTGTTGTAGACCAGAACGATTCACGTGCAGAGGATGCTACCAAAGCCGTTTATCGTAAAGAGTTCCACAACGGTGTCCTGAAAGAAAACACCGGTAAATACGCAAATATAGAGGTATCAAAAATAAAAGATATACTCACCCAAGACCTTATTGAACAGACCATAGGAGAGATTTTCTATGAATTCAGTGAGCCTGTGGTCTGTCGTTGCGGAACTCCCTGTGTAGTAAAAATGGTTCGAGGTCAATGGTTTTTGAATTATTCTGACCCTGAATGGAAGAAGAATGTTTACCGATGTATTGACCAGATGGATATCATACCGCCTGAATACAGAAATGAGTTTAAAAATAAAGTGGACTGGATCAAGGACAAAGCATGTGCCAGGAAAAAAGGACTTGGAACCCGTTTACCTTTTGACAGACAGTGGCTTATCGAATCCTTGGCTGACTCTACCATATACATGGCATATTATATAGTCAGAAAATTTGTGCAGGAAAATTTTACACCTGAACAAATGGTTCCTGAAATGTTTGATTTTGTACTGCTTGGCAAAGGAAATTTGGAAGATGTTGCAGAAAAAAGCGGTATTGATAAGGATATATTGGAACAAATGCGGTATGAATTTGAATACTGGTATCCTGTCGATTTGAGGTCATCAGGTAAAGACCTTGTTCCTAATCATCTGCTCTTTTTCCTTTTCCACCATGTAGCTATATTTGATGAGGACAAATGGCCTCAGGCAATCGCTGTTAACGGATTTGTTTCCCTTGAAGGGGAAAAAATGAGCAAGTCGAAAGGTCCATTATTGACACTCAATGATGCTGTGGATAACTATGGAGCGGACATATCAAGGGTCTATATACTATCAAATGCTGAGCAAACACAGGATGCTGACTGGAGATCCAGCGGTATTGAAGCTACAAGGAAACAGATAGAAAGATTCCACAACTTTGCAAGAGAGATATTGAATTCTGGCGTATCCCAGAACAAAGAAAGTGAACTGCATCAAATAGACAGATGGATACTTAGCAGACTCCAGCATTATATAATGGATACAAATGATGCACTGGATGCAATAAAAACACGTAACGCTTTACAGAATTCATTTTTCTTCCTGTCCAATGATATAAAATGGTATCAGAGAAGAGGTGGAGAAAAACTGCTTTATGATATACTTGATACGTGGGTACGCTTGATGTCTCCGTTTGCCCCACATATATGTGAGGAAATCTGGGAATCAATGGGTAATAAAGAACCCGAATTTGTATCCCTTGCTCCATACCCAGAACATGACCCAGAACTTATCGATAACACTGCAGAACTGGGTGAAGAATTAATCAGTAACACATTATCTGATATTGAAGAGATAATAAAGGTTACAAAAATCAACCCCAAAAAAATTGTTATCTACACATCACCTAAATGGAAAAATGAATCCTATAAAATGGCTCTTAAAATGCACAATGAAGGCAACCTTAACATCGGGAATTTGATGAAGGATTTGATGAAGGATCCTGTAATAAAATCCTACGGTAAAGAAGTACAAAAATTTGTGCAAAAAATCGCTCCAAATATTACCAGTATGGACAGGAAAAAATTCGACAAAATCTATAATTCAGATTTGGATGAAGAATCTGTATTAAAAGAAAATCTGAGATTTTTTGAAAAAGAAACCGGATGTACAGTAGAAATTGATAACGCTGATAATCCCCAATATGACCCAGATAATAAATCCAGATATGCAGCTCCTTTAAAACCTGCTATATATATAGAATAA
- a CDS encoding Cache 3/Cache 2 fusion domain-containing protein, with amino-acid sequence MKLRDIRLNRKFIAFALILSILPVSLLGLYAYDQTQNYIDSELKEKLQDQVKLEKDYINATFSTAREKVSNNLNTSSDELYSRGIPDIVDNKMVINGYVVNNNSDIVADITNQTGGRVAIFKVKNNRAVEISESIEQNDNINYTETENFASDKVYREVVIKNNTYIDRSKIQGQWYLNAYRPIKDSSDKTIGILCAGIPEKPFINKIKSQMKNIVIGETGYFYVINSDGKVIIHPNLEGENVLNYDFAKEMIAKKEGNIKYIWKGRDKLVGYTYYEQRDWVIASGAFVEEFYAPLHSIRDSLTIVVVAFALMGSVFGIWFSRTITKPVDEMLEAANKVSEGDFDVDIKDTSKDEIGQLSKALNSMIANLRDSNNLKDLFTDILRHDLLNPVTVIKGYSDVLLKMEDDEKKIKTLETIKRNTNKLINMIENASKLTKLNTVEELDFKQLDIKSIFEEVINNYQPTLDEKQMDVDFRAEGEYPARADSFIEDVFSNLLSNAIKYSPEKSKIIIEIHDAGKFWEVTVTDFGEGIADKNKQLIFERFKRAEKGGVKGSGLGLAIVKRIIELHGGELGVRDNPQGKGSVFWVTVEKYQE; translated from the coding sequence ATGAAACTTCGGGATATAAGATTAAACCGTAAGTTTATAGCGTTTGCATTAATCTTATCTATTCTACCAGTATCACTGCTGGGTCTTTATGCCTATGACCAGACCCAGAATTACATTGACAGCGAATTAAAGGAAAAACTACAAGACCAAGTCAAACTGGAAAAGGATTATATTAATGCCACATTCTCCACTGCAAGAGAAAAAGTTAGCAATAATCTGAATACATCAAGTGATGAACTGTATTCCAGAGGTATTCCTGATATTGTTGATAACAAAATGGTCATTAACGGATATGTTGTCAATAACAATTCAGATATTGTTGCCGACATAACAAACCAAACAGGTGGAAGAGTTGCAATATTTAAGGTTAAAAACAACAGAGCAGTAGAAATATCTGAAAGCATTGAACAAAATGACAATATAAATTATACAGAAACTGAAAACTTTGCTTCTGATAAAGTATACAGGGAAGTAGTAATAAAAAACAATACCTATATTGACCGTTCAAAAATACAGGGTCAATGGTATCTCAACGCCTATCGACCTATAAAAGATTCTTCTGATAAAACCATCGGAATACTCTGTGCAGGTATACCAGAAAAGCCTTTTATCAATAAAATAAAATCCCAAATGAAAAACATTGTCATCGGAGAAACCGGTTATTTTTATGTAATTAATTCTGATGGGAAAGTGATAATTCACCCAAATCTTGAGGGAGAAAATGTTCTCAATTACGATTTTGCAAAAGAAATGATAGCAAAAAAGGAAGGTAACATCAAGTATATATGGAAAGGTCGGGACAAACTGGTTGGCTATACCTATTATGAACAGAGAGATTGGGTAATTGCATCAGGTGCTTTTGTTGAGGAATTTTATGCACCACTGCATTCTATACGGGACAGCCTTACCATTGTCGTGGTTGCTTTTGCATTAATGGGTTCGGTCTTTGGTATATGGTTCTCAAGGACTATTACAAAACCTGTGGATGAAATGCTTGAAGCAGCCAATAAAGTTTCAGAAGGTGATTTTGATGTAGATATTAAAGATACATCAAAAGACGAAATCGGCCAACTGTCAAAAGCATTGAATTCAATGATAGCAAACCTCAGGGATTCGAATAATCTGAAAGATCTTTTTACAGATATATTACGACACGACCTTTTAAATCCTGTAACCGTTATTAAAGGATATTCTGATGTACTGCTTAAAATGGAAGATGATGAGAAGAAAATAAAGACTCTTGAAACTATAAAACGTAATACAAACAAACTCATCAATATGATAGAAAATGCATCCAAACTTACAAAATTGAATACAGTAGAAGAACTTGATTTTAAACAGCTGGATATCAAATCCATATTCGAGGAAGTGATTAATAATTACCAGCCTACATTAGACGAAAAACAGATGGATGTGGATTTTAGAGCAGAAGGAGAATATCCTGCCAGAGCAGATTCCTTTATTGAGGATGTATTTTCCAATCTGTTATCGAATGCTATAAAATACAGCCCTGAAAAGAGTAAAATAATAATCGAAATTCATGATGCAGGAAAATTCTGGGAAGTAACTGTTACAGACTTTGGAGAAGGCATTGCAGACAAAAACAAACAACTGATATTTGAAAGGTTCAAACGTGCTGAAAAAGGTGGAGTGAAAGGGTCAGGACTTGGACTTGCCATTGTAAAAAGGATTATAGAACTCCATGGTGGAGAATTAGGTGTAAGAGACAATCCACAGGGGAAAGGTAGTGTTTTCTGGGTCACGGTTGAAAAATATCAGGAATAA
- a CDS encoding carbon-nitrogen family hydrolase: protein MTGLNVACIQMDISHCNKQYNIDKAVSMSEKAAMDGAQIIVLPEVFSTGFCYENMKSSAETYPYPTLEKLAVVSKTYDCTIIGSIIEKKEHSYYNLGFCIESGEFAGFYRKTHPFGREKSYFSKGDSIAPVKLQNLTVGLVICYELRFPEIARKLTLSGSDVIVTIAEFPDPRINHWYTLVKARSIENQIPHIACNRTGSDLCSTYSGGSMIIDAWGNVKADAGNSEGIIFYNIDLDETSKIREKMNVLSDRRTNLYW, encoded by the coding sequence ATGACAGGTTTAAATGTTGCATGTATCCAGATGGATATATCTCATTGTAATAAACAGTACAATATTGATAAAGCGGTATCAATGTCTGAAAAGGCTGCAATGGATGGTGCGCAGATTATCGTTTTGCCTGAAGTATTTTCAACAGGGTTTTGTTATGAAAATATGAAATCGTCAGCAGAAACCTATCCCTATCCAACACTGGAAAAACTTGCAGTTGTATCAAAAACGTATGATTGTACAATTATTGGTTCGATCATTGAAAAAAAGGAACATTCCTATTATAATCTTGGATTCTGTATTGAATCAGGTGAATTTGCTGGATTCTATAGGAAAACCCACCCTTTCGGACGTGAGAAATCTTATTTTTCTAAAGGTGATTCAATCGCTCCTGTCAAGCTTCAAAATTTGACAGTCGGGCTTGTAATATGTTATGAACTCCGTTTCCCTGAAATCGCAAGGAAATTAACATTATCGGGTTCAGATGTTATTGTAACTATAGCAGAATTCCCAGATCCCAGAATAAATCACTGGTATACGCTTGTTAAAGCACGTTCAATCGAAAATCAGATACCACATATTGCGTGCAACCGCACCGGAAGCGACCTATGTTCTACCTATTCAGGTGGTTCTATGATAATTGATGCATGGGGCAATGTTAAAGCAGATGCAGGAAATAGTGAAGGTATAATCTTCTACAATATTGACCTTGATGAAACCAGTAAAATCCGTGAAAAAATGAATGTTTTAAGTGACAGACGTACTAACCTTTACTGGTGA
- a CDS encoding pyruvoyl-dependent arginine decarboxylase — protein sequence MNLVPKKMFFTSGIGRHSEHLESFEAALRNAGIEKFNLVTVSSILPPNCKIVSKEEGLSELYPGEIVFCVLSRISSDGPEDQITASIGCAVPSDQNTIGYISEYHGAGQTKTSAGNYAEKLAREMYQSWTEKDPLKTTHIAITAEADDKLKWTTAVAAAIFII from the coding sequence ATGAACCTAGTACCAAAAAAAATGTTTTTTACCAGTGGTATCGGCAGACATTCAGAACATCTGGAGTCTTTCGAAGCAGCCCTTCGTAATGCAGGTATTGAAAAATTTAATCTGGTTACAGTAAGCTCTATTCTGCCTCCAAATTGTAAAATCGTATCAAAAGAAGAGGGATTGTCAGAACTGTATCCAGGTGAAATTGTATTCTGTGTCCTCTCAAGAATTTCATCGGATGGACCCGAAGACCAGATAACTGCCTCAATAGGGTGTGCAGTTCCCAGCGACCAGAATACAATCGGGTATATCTCTGAATACCACGGAGCAGGACAGACAAAAACTTCAGCAGGTAATTACGCGGAAAAACTTGCCAGAGAGATGTATCAATCATGGACTGAAAAAGACCCATTAAAAACCACGCATATTGCAATAACTGCTGAAGCAGATGATAAACTAAAATGGACTACTGCTGTTGCGGCAGCAATTTTTATAATTTAA
- a CDS encoding ArsR family transcriptional regulator — protein sequence MGKRTRIINDPSELVPLLKTFGSQKHKQVYDALSNMWMSEKQLEEYIGDDVTSSINILKKGGLIESQWQMPEPGKKPEKEYHSAYSKVQSNFQCSLDDLSDIITLALQPYEEIKDTLEELEEMVKQGNNSLNNLARSLNKSPLYLRSLARRSDKLSVMGQRLRVKEDTK from the coding sequence ATGGGCAAGAGAACTCGAATTATAAATGATCCATCCGAACTGGTTCCGCTCTTAAAAACATTCGGATCCCAAAAACATAAACAGGTATATGATGCCCTGTCCAATATGTGGATGTCAGAAAAACAACTGGAAGAATATATAGGCGATGACGTGACAAGCAGCATCAACATCCTTAAAAAAGGTGGGCTTATTGAAAGCCAATGGCAAATGCCTGAACCCGGTAAAAAACCTGAAAAGGAATACCATTCTGCTTATTCCAAAGTACAGTCCAATTTCCAATGCTCATTAGATGATTTAAGTGATATTATAACTCTGGCATTACAACCCTATGAAGAGATTAAAGATACTTTAGAAGAACTGGAAGAAATGGTCAAACAGGGTAACAATTCACTGAACAATTTGGCACGGTCTCTTAATAAAAGTCCTTTATATTTGCGTTCCCTTGCCAGAAGGTCGGATAAATTATCGGTCATGGGTCAAAGACTCAGAGTTAAAGAGGATACCAAATGA